One stretch of Zingiber officinale cultivar Zhangliang chromosome 6B, Zo_v1.1, whole genome shotgun sequence DNA includes these proteins:
- the LOC121992617 gene encoding receptor-like protein kinase HSL1, whose protein sequence is MIAPRRRILLLFLVSVLFFFFFHGASSLNQEGRILLEAKGGLAGQPDALSSWNASDDTPCAWQGVNCTSGVVTAINLSDANLSGPFPSALCRLPHLASIDLSVNYINGSLTDADLAGCDALSFLDLFFNNLVGPLPDALASLPNLTYLDLSSNNFSGGIPQAFGRFPRLETLALVYNLLTSTVPDFLGDVFTLRDLDLRYNPFNAGHIPVSLGNLRNLETLSLGHCNLDGEIPQSLGRLSRLAYLDLSCNHLRGGVPEFLSGLSHLTQVELYNNSISGRIPRGLGKLPALLRFDASLNQLEGPLPDDIFDGPLLESLHLHTNQLTGGIPAGVARSKSLSDLRLYNNQLHGYLPADLGKITPLVTVDLSRNSLYGEIPASICDRGVLVQLHLIQNSFSSRVPDGLGRCRTLNRLRLPGNALSGPVPSGLWGLPHLFLLDLRDNALSGRISPVISSAANLSSLLIEDNQFSGIIPPEIGAAVNLQEIAAGNNQLAGPLPATLGNLTILSRLDLHNNSLSGELLREIQSWKKLSDLNLAHNSFTGGIPPELGGLPVLNYLDLSNNDLTGPIPDQLQNLKLSRFNFSNNELSGAIPPMFANEAFGSSFLGNPALCGDMAGLCPASGRTTANRYGYLWLLWFVFILAGLVLAAGVSWFTCRCRKYMNAIDKSKWTLKSFHKLGFSEQDILGSLREVNLIGSGASGKVYKVVLSNGETVAVKKLWAANMNGATMDDTFEAEVATLGNIRHKNIVKLWCCCTHKDHKLLVYEYMLNGSLGDLLHGNKGSVLDLPTRYKIALDAAEGLSYLHHDCVPPIVHRDVKSNNILLDEKFGAKVADFGVAKAVENGPKSMSVIAGSCGYIAPEYAYTLRVNEKSDIYSFGVVILELVTGKLPVDPEYGEKDLVKWVCSTIEQKGIEHVIDPKFDMRCKQEILKVLNIGLLCANSLPINRPSMRVVVKMLQEVRL, encoded by the exons ATGATCGCACCTCGCCGCCGTATTCTCCTCTTATTCCTCGTCTctgtcttattcttcttcttcttccatggtGCCTCCTCGCTCAACCAAGAAGGCCGCATTTTGCTGGAGGCGAAGGGCGGCCTGGCGGGGCAGCCCGACGCGCTTTCCTCTTGGAACGCCAGCGACGACACGCCCTGTGCGTGGCAGGGCGTCAACTGCACCTCCGGAGTCGTGACCGCCATTAACCTCTCCGACGCCAACCTCTCCGGCCCCTTCCCTTCGGCCCTCTGCCGCCTCCCCCACCTCGCCTCCATCGACCTCTCCGTTAACTACATCAACGGCTCCCTCACTGACGCCGACCTCGCCGGCTGCGACGCCCTGTCCTTCCTGGATTTGTTTTTCAACAACCTCGTCGGCCCGCTCCCCGACGCGCTTGCGTCGCTGCCTAACCTCACCTACCTGGATCTCTCCTCGAATAACTTCTCCGGCGGCATCCCGCAGGCCTTCGGCCGGTTCCCCCGCCTCGAGACGCTGGCCCTCGTCTACAACCTGCTCACCTCCACCGTCCCCGATTTCCTCGGCGATGTCTTCACGCTCCGGGATCTCGACCTCCGGTACAACCCATTCAACGCTGGTCACATACCGGTGTCGCTCGGAAACCTCCGTAATCTCGAGACGCTCTCCCTCGGTCACTGTAACCTCGACGGGGAGATCCCACAGTCGCTCGGCCGACTCTCACGGCTCGCCTACCTAGACCTCTCCTGTAATCATCTCCGCGGCGGCGTGCCGGAGTTCCTTTCCGGGCTATCCCACTTAACCCAGGTCGAGCTGTACAACAACTCGATATCCGGTCGCATTCCGAGAGGCCTCGGTAAGCTCCCCGCGCTGCTTCGCTTCGACGCGTCCCTGAACCAGCTCGAGGGCCCGCTCCCCGACGACATCTTTGACGGGCCGTTGCTCGAGAGCTTGCACCTACACACGAATCAGCTGACCGGTGGGATCCCAGCCGGCGTCGCGCGGTCCAAGAGCTTGTCCGATCTCCGCCTCTACAATAACCAGCTCCATGGCTACCTCCCGGCGGATTTGGGAAAGATAACACCGTTGGTGACGGTGGATCTGTCGAGGAACTCGCTCTACGGAGAGATCCCTGCGAGCATATGCGACCGCGGCGTACTGGTGCAGCTGCACCTGATACAAAACTCCTTCTCCAGCAGAGTTCCCGACGGCCTCGGACGGTGCCGGACGCTGAACCGCCTTCGGCTCCCGGGCAACGCCCTGAGCGGCCCGGTTCCCAGCGGGCTCTGGGGGCTGCCGCATCTCTTTCTGCTTGATTTGAGAGACAACGCTTTGTCCGGCCGCATCTCTCCGGTGATCTCCAGCGCCGCCAACCTCTCGTCGCTCCTCATCGAAGACAACCAGTTCTCCGGCATCATCCCCCCAGAGATAGGAGCTGCGGTGAACTTGCAAGAGATCGCCGCTGGGAACAACCAGCTCGCCGGACCGCTCCCTGCCACGCTCGGCAACTTGACCATTCTCAGCCGGCTCGACCTCCACAACAACTCTCTCTCCGGAGAGCTTCTCCGAGAAATCCAATCGTGGAAGAAGCTCAGCGACCTCAATCTCGCCCACAATAGCTTCACGGGCGGAATACCCCCTGAGCTTGGCGGCCTGCCGGTGCTCAACTACCTCGACCTCTCCAACAACGATCTCACCGGCCCAATCCCGGACCAACTCCAGAACCTAAAGTTGAGCCGGTTCAACTTCTCCAACAATGAGCTTTCCGGCGCAATTCCGCCCATGTTTGCCAACGAGGCCTTCGGGAGCAGCTTCTTGGGCAACCCAGCGTTGTGCGGGGACATGGCAGGGCTTTGCCCTGCCTCAGGGAGAACCACCGCCAACCGCTATGGATACCTCTGGCTGCTTTGGTTCGTCTTTATCCTCGCCGGCTTAGTCCTTGCCGCCGGCGTTTCTTGGTTCACCTGCAGGTGCCGCAAGTACATGAATGCCATAGACAAGTCGAAGTGGACGCTGAAGTCGTTCCACAAACTAGGATTCAGCGAGCAAGACATCTTGGGCTCCCTCCGCGAGGTCAACCTCATTGGCAGCGGCGCTTCTGGGAAGGTCTACAAGGTCGTGCTGAGCAACGGAGAGACTGTCGCAGTGAAGAAGCTGTGGGCCGCAAACATGAACGGGGCCACCATGGATGATACCTTCGAAGCAGAAGTCGCAACACTAGGCAACATAAGGCACAAGAACATCGTGAAGCTCTGGTGCTGCTGCACTCACAAGGATCATAAGCTGCTGGTGTACGAGTACATGCTCAATGGAAGCTTGGGGGACCTGTTGCACGGCAACAAAGGGAGTGTTCTTGATTTGCCGACGAGGTACAAGATTGCGCTAGACGCTGCAGAGGGCCTCTCCTACCTGCACCATGACTGTGTGCCGCCGATCGTGCACCGGGATGTCAAGTCTAACAACATCTTGCTGGATGAAAAGTTTGGAGCAAAGGTAGCCGATTTCGGTGTGGCCAAAGCTGTTGAGAATGGGCCTAAATCCATGTCTGTGATTGCTGGTTCTTGTGGATACATTGCTCCAG AGTATGCTTATACTCTCCGTGTCAATGAGAAGAGTGACATCTACAGCTTTGGAGTGGTAATTCTCGAGCTGGTCACTGGGAAACTTCCCGTCGATCCAGAGTACGGTGAGAAAGATCTCGTGAAGTGGGTGTGCAGTACGATAGAACAGAAGGGCATTGAGCATGTGATTGATCCAAAGTTTGATATGCGCTGCAAGCAGGAGATATTGAAGGTACTAAACATTGGTTTACTCTGTGCCAACTCTCTCCCAATCAATCGTCCGTCAATGAGGGTGGTGGTGAAGATGCTGCAAGAAGTTCGACTATAG